In Comamonas sp. lk, the following proteins share a genomic window:
- a CDS encoding nuclear transport factor 2 family protein codes for MTANSTHSLPDIGASVERLVQFYEELTPAHLRRLDTYYATDAHFKDPFNDVYGLMAITRIFDHMFVSLQQPRFVVTQRLVQGQQAFLAWEFHFRLRSWRPDTEQCINGATLLCFDAQGRVSQHRDYWDTAEELYEKLPLLGALMRWLRKAGSASRKTIHADRSSP; via the coding sequence ATGACTGCCAATTCGACCCATTCCCTACCCGATATTGGCGCCTCGGTGGAGCGACTGGTGCAATTCTATGAAGAGCTGACCCCGGCCCATCTTCGGCGACTTGATACTTACTACGCAACTGATGCGCACTTCAAGGACCCATTCAACGATGTGTATGGCCTGATGGCTATCACCCGCATTTTCGATCACATGTTTGTTTCGTTGCAGCAGCCACGTTTCGTAGTCACACAGAGGCTGGTGCAGGGCCAACAGGCTTTCCTGGCCTGGGAGTTTCACTTTCGACTGCGAAGCTGGCGACCCGATACCGAACAATGCATCAACGGTGCCACGCTGCTGTGCTTTGATGCGCAAGGCCGCGTTAGCCAGCATCGTGATTACTGGGATACGGCTGAAGAGCTGTATGAGAAATTACCTCTGCTCGGAGCACTGATGCGCTGGCTTCGTAAAGCAGGTTCCGCTTCTAGGAAAACCATCCATGCTGACCGTTCATCACCTTGA
- the pmbA gene encoding metalloprotease PmbA yields MKKPRSSTTSTSSAQAQSEPQAGFSFSPSFFEGLVDQALQHAKKLGATDAGAEASEGCGLSVSVRKGALETVERNRDKSLGVTVYLGQRRGNASTSDFSEAAIQQTVQAAYDIARFTAEDPFARLPDSADIALPGTHRDLQLFHPWAINSEEAAQLALRCEEAAFKTHKRITNSEGAGVSAQQSHFFTAHTNGFRGGYASSRHSLSVAPIAKLPGRNAEMQRDYWYSSMRNALDLASPEAVGRYAAERTLSRLNSRKIPTTECPVLFESPLAAGLLGGFVQAISGSALYRKSTFLLDSLGKQIFPKHIDIDEDPFILGGKGSSPFDEEGVRVQQRKVVDAGRVEGYFLSSYSARKLGMKTTGNAGGSHNLTMTSRRTKAGDDLNAMLKKLGTGLFVVELMGQGVNSVTGDYSRGASGFWVENGEIAFPVHEITIAGNLKDMLKGIEAIGADAYNYGAKTVGSILINRMKVAGS; encoded by the coding sequence ATGAAAAAACCTCGTTCCAGCACCACAAGCACTTCTAGTGCACAGGCCCAATCCGAACCGCAAGCCGGTTTCAGCTTCAGCCCCTCGTTTTTTGAAGGCCTGGTGGACCAGGCTTTGCAGCACGCCAAAAAGCTTGGCGCCACCGATGCCGGAGCCGAGGCTTCCGAGGGCTGCGGCCTCTCGGTGAGCGTGCGCAAGGGCGCGCTGGAGACCGTGGAGCGCAACCGTGACAAGTCTCTGGGCGTGACCGTGTACCTGGGTCAGCGCCGTGGCAACGCCAGCACCTCGGACTTTTCGGAAGCTGCCATCCAGCAGACGGTGCAGGCCGCCTACGACATCGCCCGCTTCACCGCCGAAGATCCGTTTGCCCGCCTGCCCGACAGCGCCGACATCGCCTTGCCCGGTACCCACCGCGATCTGCAGCTGTTCCACCCCTGGGCTATCAACAGCGAGGAAGCGGCCCAGCTGGCGCTGCGCTGCGAGGAAGCGGCCTTCAAGACCCATAAGCGCATCACCAACAGTGAAGGCGCGGGCGTGTCGGCCCAGCAAAGCCATTTCTTTACCGCCCATACCAATGGTTTCCGCGGCGGCTATGCCAGCTCGCGCCACAGTCTGTCGGTGGCGCCGATTGCCAAGCTGCCCGGCCGCAATGCCGAGATGCAGCGCGACTACTGGTACAGCTCCATGCGCAATGCGCTGGATCTGGCTTCGCCCGAGGCGGTGGGCCGTTACGCCGCAGAACGCACGCTGAGCCGCCTGAACAGCCGCAAGATTCCCACCACCGAATGCCCGGTGCTGTTCGAGTCGCCGCTGGCCGCAGGTCTGCTGGGCGGCTTTGTGCAGGCCATCAGCGGCAGTGCGCTGTACCGCAAGAGCACGTTCTTGCTCGATTCGCTGGGCAAGCAGATTTTCCCCAAGCACATCGACATCGATGAAGATCCCTTCATTCTGGGTGGCAAGGGCAGCTCGCCGTTTGACGAAGAAGGCGTGCGCGTGCAGCAGCGCAAGGTGGTGGATGCCGGTCGTGTGGAGGGTTATTTCCTGTCCAGCTACTCGGCTCGCAAGTTGGGCATGAAGACCACGGGCAATGCCGGTGGCTCGCACAATCTGACTATGACTTCGCGCCGCACCAAGGCCGGCGACGACCTGAACGCCATGCTCAAGAAACTGGGCACCGGTCTGTTTGTGGTGGAGCTGATGGGTCAGGGCGTGAACTCGGTGACGGGCGACTATTCGCGCGGCGCTTCGGGCTTCTGGGTGGAAAACGGCGAAATCGCCTTCCCCGTGCACGAGATCACCATTGCCGGCAACCTCAAGGACATGCTCAAGGGCATTGAAGCCATTGGGGCCGATGCCTACAACTACGGTGCCAAGACCGTGGGCTCGATCCTGATCAACCGCATGAAGGTGGCCGGCAGCTGA
- a CDS encoding glutathione S-transferase, with protein MLTVHHLETSRSQRILWLLEELGVPYELRLYKRDPATRLAPPELKRVHPLGKSPVITDADTVVAESGAIIEYLVECYGNQAPLELSHLEPLRGTAEHRQCRFWMHYAEGSLMNWLVMKLVFDTIPRQPMPFFVRPIARALCSKVQQKLIAPNVQTALAFMDEHLATHSWFAGEHLSMADFQMSFAVEAALVRGGNEAAWPHLIAYRQRMQSRPAYQRALSKGGPVVMQA; from the coding sequence ATGCTGACCGTTCATCACCTTGAAACCTCGCGCTCGCAGCGCATACTCTGGCTGCTTGAAGAGCTTGGTGTTCCCTACGAGTTGCGTCTTTACAAGCGGGATCCCGCTACCCGTCTGGCTCCGCCAGAACTCAAGCGGGTGCACCCGCTAGGCAAATCACCGGTGATTACCGACGCAGATACCGTAGTCGCCGAATCCGGCGCCATCATCGAATACCTGGTCGAGTGCTATGGCAATCAAGCACCTTTGGAACTTTCGCATCTGGAGCCGTTACGGGGCACAGCCGAGCACCGTCAGTGCCGCTTCTGGATGCACTACGCCGAAGGCTCGCTGATGAACTGGTTGGTGATGAAACTGGTTTTCGACACCATCCCGCGCCAGCCCATGCCATTTTTCGTGCGTCCTATCGCGCGCGCCCTGTGCAGCAAGGTGCAGCAAAAGCTCATTGCGCCCAATGTACAGACCGCGCTGGCCTTTATGGATGAGCATTTGGCAACGCACAGCTGGTTTGCTGGCGAGCACTTGAGCATGGCCGACTTTCAGATGAGCTTTGCCGTTGAAGCCGCTTTGGTGCGCGGAGGCAACGAGGCCGCGTGGCCTCATCTGATCGCCTATCGCCAGCGCATGCAGTCGCGTCCCGCTTATCAGCGAGCTTTGAGCAAGGGCGGGCCGGTGGTGATGCAAGCCTGA
- the yjgA gene encoding ribosome biogenesis factor YjgA gives MPRKPQKGYFVKGKFVAEGSELDLELKAELKGTYDSTKTDLKREMGARQDLGKELLTLRADLFKRLPITEQLADALNEVKRITNFEGKRRQMQYVGKLMRKLDESQLAAVHAALDEQRNGSAGEKMALQVAEQWRDRLIVEETALPIWLEHFPGSDIQQLRSLIRQARKDLEKAKADAAAAAAEAGPDAPVKETTKGRAYRDLFQLVREQLSTAGKNDSASTAADEDEEGDE, from the coding sequence ATGCCACGCAAACCTCAAAAAGGCTATTTCGTCAAAGGCAAGTTCGTCGCCGAAGGCAGCGAACTGGACCTGGAGCTGAAAGCCGAACTCAAAGGCACCTACGATTCCACCAAGACCGATCTCAAGCGCGAAATGGGTGCGCGACAAGATCTGGGCAAGGAATTGCTGACGCTGCGCGCCGATCTTTTCAAGCGTCTGCCCATCACCGAACAATTGGCCGATGCGCTCAACGAAGTCAAGCGCATCACCAACTTCGAAGGCAAGCGCCGTCAGATGCAATACGTAGGCAAGCTGATGCGCAAGCTTGACGAATCGCAGCTGGCCGCCGTTCATGCCGCTCTGGACGAGCAGCGCAACGGCTCGGCCGGTGAAAAAATGGCCCTGCAAGTGGCCGAGCAATGGCGCGACCGCCTGATCGTTGAAGAAACTGCCCTGCCCATCTGGCTGGAACACTTTCCAGGCAGCGATATTCAGCAGCTGCGCTCGCTGATCCGCCAGGCCCGCAAGGATCTGGAAAAAGCCAAGGCCGATGCCGCAGCAGCCGCTGCCGAAGCCGGCCCCGACGCTCCCGTCAAGGAAACCACCAAGGGTCGCGCCTACCGCGACCTGTTCCAGCTGGTGCGCGAGCAACTGTCCACCGCCGGAAAGAATGACAGTGCCAGCACTGCCGCCGACGAAGACGAAGAAGGCGATGAGTAA
- a CDS encoding winged helix-turn-helix domain-containing protein, whose amino-acid sequence MKTSLSADIYLRFLQLAEAIRGLPTLPALDPLEERMLGLIANAGARQERLSVRDMMAKNELGAPATIHTRLKSMREKGWIELADTEDARRKQLELTEAARQHFEKLSACIVQAASDA is encoded by the coding sequence ATGAAGACCTCTCTATCCGCCGATATCTACCTGCGTTTTTTGCAACTGGCCGAGGCCATTCGCGGGCTGCCCACGCTCCCGGCACTGGACCCGCTGGAAGAGCGCATGCTGGGCCTCATCGCCAATGCGGGCGCGCGTCAGGAGCGGCTCAGCGTGCGCGACATGATGGCCAAGAATGAGCTGGGCGCACCGGCCACCATTCACACGCGCCTCAAATCCATGCGCGAAAAAGGCTGGATCGAGCTGGCCGATACCGAAGACGCACGCCGCAAGCAGCTGGAGCTGACCGAGGCCGCACGCCAGCATTTTGAAAAGCTCTCAGCCTGCATCGTGCAAGCAGCCAGCGACGCCTAA
- a CDS encoding DUF1365 domain-containing protein produces the protein MTASPLIGFGHVWHRRLRPVEHAFRYPGYFLMLPMRSLRAQPDAVLRRNQLGWLSFYDRDHGDGGADALAWFEQLLHSEGIDDADGEVWLHTFPRVLGYVFKPVSFWYAHRADGSLAAVLAEVNNTFGERHAYLLAGPDLAWGREQVAHKQFHVSPFCEVSGEYRFRFERSENRTLARVDLYDDDGPLLQTSVGGVLHALDAATVRRAFFGTPLMTLGVVARIHWQALRLWAKRVPFHGKPCKPKRFVTR, from the coding sequence ATGACTGCCAGCCCCCTCATAGGCTTCGGCCATGTCTGGCACCGCCGCCTGCGGCCGGTGGAGCATGCGTTTCGCTATCCGGGCTACTTCCTCATGCTCCCCATGCGCAGCCTGCGCGCACAGCCCGATGCCGTGCTCAGGCGCAACCAGCTGGGCTGGCTGAGCTTTTACGACCGCGACCATGGCGATGGCGGGGCCGATGCGCTGGCCTGGTTCGAGCAGCTGCTGCACAGCGAAGGCATTGACGATGCCGATGGCGAAGTCTGGCTGCACACTTTTCCGCGCGTGCTGGGCTATGTATTCAAGCCCGTGAGCTTTTGGTATGCGCACCGGGCCGATGGCTCGCTGGCCGCCGTGCTGGCCGAGGTCAACAACACCTTTGGCGAGCGCCATGCCTATCTGCTGGCCGGGCCGGATCTGGCCTGGGGCCGCGAACAGGTGGCGCACAAGCAATTCCATGTCTCGCCCTTCTGCGAGGTGAGTGGCGAGTACCGCTTTCGCTTCGAGCGCAGCGAGAACCGCACCCTGGCGCGCGTGGACCTGTATGACGATGACGGCCCGCTGCTACAGACCAGCGTGGGCGGCGTGCTGCACGCGCTGGATGCCGCCACCGTGCGCCGCGCCTTCTTCGGCACCCCTTTGATGACGCTGGGCGTGGTCGCCCGCATCCACTGGCAGGCGCTGCGCCTTTGGGCCAAGCGCGTGCCTTTTCATGGCAAACCCTGCAAGCCCAAGCGCTTCGTCACACGATGA
- a CDS encoding ABC transporter substrate-binding protein, whose amino-acid sequence MAQQDKVKVGFITDMSSLYADVEGKNGAVAIQMAIDDFGGKVLGKPIELLTADHQNKADIAASKAREWIDTQGISLVFGGTNSATALAMAKVAQEKKRIFIDNGAGSSALTNEQCSPYTVHYAFDTVALAKGTGSAVVETGGKNWFFVTADYAFGHALEADTSKIIEAKGGKVLGSVKTPLNASDFSSFMLQAQNSKAQILGLANAGGDTINSIKAAKEFGVTKNMKLAGLLVFFTDIHSLGLKNTEGMQFTAPWYWDMNDASRKFADAFMAKTQRRPSEIQAADYSATMNYLKAVEKAGTLDADKVMAVLKSTKIDDFFGSGFIREDGRYVHDMYLMQVKSPAESKGTWDYYKIIKKLPADQIWTTKAESKCQYWR is encoded by the coding sequence ATGGCCCAGCAGGACAAGGTCAAGGTCGGCTTCATCACCGACATGTCCAGCCTCTACGCCGATGTGGAAGGCAAGAACGGCGCCGTCGCCATCCAGATGGCAATTGACGATTTCGGCGGCAAGGTGCTGGGCAAGCCCATCGAGCTGCTGACGGCCGACCACCAGAACAAGGCCGACATCGCCGCCAGCAAGGCCCGCGAATGGATTGACACCCAGGGGATCAGCCTGGTGTTTGGCGGCACCAACTCGGCCACGGCCCTGGCCATGGCCAAGGTGGCGCAGGAGAAAAAGCGTATCTTCATCGACAACGGTGCCGGCTCCTCGGCCCTGACCAACGAGCAATGCAGCCCCTACACGGTGCACTACGCCTTCGACACCGTGGCCCTGGCCAAGGGCACGGGCTCGGCCGTGGTGGAAACCGGCGGCAAGAACTGGTTCTTCGTGACCGCCGACTATGCTTTCGGCCATGCGCTGGAGGCAGACACCAGCAAGATCATCGAAGCCAAGGGCGGCAAGGTGCTGGGCTCGGTCAAGACGCCGCTCAACGCCAGCGACTTCTCCAGCTTCATGCTGCAGGCACAGAACTCCAAGGCGCAAATCCTGGGTCTGGCCAATGCGGGCGGCGACACCATCAACTCCATCAAGGCCGCCAAGGAATTTGGCGTAACCAAGAACATGAAGCTGGCCGGCCTGCTGGTGTTCTTTACCGACATTCACAGCCTGGGCCTGAAAAATACCGAAGGCATGCAGTTCACCGCCCCCTGGTACTGGGACATGAATGATGCATCGCGCAAATTTGCCGATGCCTTCATGGCCAAGACCCAGCGCCGCCCCAGCGAAATCCAGGCCGCCGATTACTCCGCCACCATGAACTACCTCAAGGCGGTGGAAAAAGCCGGCACGCTGGATGCAGACAAAGTCATGGCCGTGCTCAAAAGCACCAAGATCGATGACTTCTTCGGCAGCGGCTTCATCCGCGAAGACGGCCGCTATGTGCACGATATGTATCTGATGCAGGTCAAGTCACCGGCCGAATCCAAAGGCACCTGGGACTATTACAAGATCATCAAGAAGCTGCCTGCCGACCAGATCTGGACCACCAAGGCGGAAAGCAAGTGCCAGTACTGGAGGTGA
- a CDS encoding cyclopropane-fatty-acyl-phospholipid synthase family protein, which yields MNTTAASLLSPTAAAPRRTPARARRVLNLLERLPHGQLDLEQPDGRLLHLPRSPHLQHQPSCAADAHCVLHDWQALERTLKSGDIGLAEGYIAGEWDSPDLAALLRLCMSNRDHVQSLVYGSWWGRLGYRLRHLLQRNTRAGSARNIHAHYDLGNDFYRLWLDPGMSYSAAWFEGRTGQSLHQADLQDAQQAKFRRTLNEVRLQPGQRLLEIGCGWGGLAEAAAHEFGARVTGVTLSREQLVWGQRRMLQADLTDAVELRYQDYRDLPAQHTKEPFDAIVSIEMFEAVGREYWRGYFQTLRDCLKPGGLACIQTITLREDLFARYLRSTDFIQQYIFPGGLLPSIPAFEQEARRAGLVVEGRMAFGRDYAETLRRWRQSFEERIEAVRAQGFDERFVRIWSFYLAYCEAAFDTGNTDVVQFTLRKPLP from the coding sequence ATGAACACTACCGCCGCCTCCCTGCTGAGCCCCACCGCCGCAGCACCGCGCCGCACGCCTGCGCGGGCGCGCCGTGTGCTGAACCTGCTCGAACGCCTGCCCCACGGGCAACTGGACCTGGAGCAGCCCGACGGCCGGCTGCTGCACCTGCCTCGCTCCCCACATCTGCAGCATCAGCCATCCTGTGCTGCCGATGCGCATTGCGTGCTGCACGACTGGCAGGCGCTGGAGCGCACGCTCAAATCGGGCGACATCGGCCTGGCCGAAGGCTATATTGCTGGCGAATGGGACAGCCCCGACCTGGCCGCCCTGCTGCGGCTGTGCATGAGCAACCGCGACCATGTGCAAAGCCTGGTCTACGGCAGCTGGTGGGGCCGGCTGGGCTACCGCCTGCGCCACCTGCTGCAACGCAATACGCGGGCCGGCAGCGCCAGAAACATCCATGCCCATTACGACCTGGGCAATGACTTCTATCGCCTGTGGCTGGACCCCGGCATGAGCTACAGCGCGGCCTGGTTCGAGGGCCGCACGGGCCAATCGCTGCACCAGGCCGACCTGCAGGACGCCCAGCAGGCCAAGTTCAGACGCACGCTGAACGAGGTGCGACTGCAGCCCGGCCAGCGCCTGCTGGAAATCGGCTGTGGCTGGGGTGGGCTGGCCGAAGCGGCAGCGCACGAGTTCGGTGCCCGGGTCACGGGAGTCACGCTGTCGCGCGAGCAACTGGTCTGGGGACAGCGGCGCATGCTGCAGGCCGACCTGACCGACGCCGTGGAGCTGCGCTACCAGGACTACCGCGACCTACCCGCACAGCATACAAAAGAGCCCTTCGACGCCATCGTCTCCATCGAAATGTTCGAGGCCGTGGGCCGCGAATACTGGCGCGGCTACTTCCAGACGCTGCGCGACTGCCTCAAGCCTGGCGGCCTGGCCTGCATACAGACCATCACGCTGCGCGAGGATCTGTTCGCACGCTATCTGCGCTCCACCGACTTCATCCAGCAGTACATCTTCCCGGGCGGCCTGCTGCCCAGCATCCCCGCCTTCGAGCAGGAGGCGCGTCGCGCCGGCCTGGTGGTGGAAGGCCGCATGGCCTTTGGCCGCGACTATGCAGAAACACTCAGGCGCTGGCGCCAGTCCTTTGAAGAGCGCATCGAAGCCGTGCGCGCTCAGGGCTTTGATGAACGTTTTGTACGCATCTGGAGCTTCTACCTGGCTTACTGCGAGGCAGCCTTCGACACCGGCAACACCGATGTCGTCCAGTTCACGCTGCGCAAGCCTCTGCCATGA
- a CDS encoding EamA family transporter — translation MSSASYASQSGMSRSDWFSAIIVIVVWGLNFVVMKWGLDTLSPLLLCALRFVAASLPFLLFVRPPKNLSWGLLAGYGLVQGVGQFGLLFTGMKMGMPAGMASVVLQTQAFITMLLAAVMLGEKPQRWQWLGLTIAIGGLILIGVAHGNGAADMTLLGFVLTVGAAAMWAGSNLLTRVAAKQGSYEPVSFIVWTSVFPIAPLLGLSVWLEGGDAVLAQLQQVGLRELGVIAYLALLSTLLGYGLWTRLLQRYAASTVAPLSLLVPVIGLLSAMVLLGEFPSGVQWLGTAGVLLGMMVNQFGGRWMRR, via the coding sequence ATGAGTTCAGCCTCTTACGCGTCCCAGTCCGGCATGAGCCGGTCCGACTGGTTCAGCGCCATCATCGTCATCGTCGTGTGGGGGCTCAATTTCGTGGTCATGAAATGGGGGCTGGACACGCTCTCGCCGCTGCTGCTGTGCGCGCTGCGCTTTGTCGCGGCATCGCTGCCGTTTCTGCTGTTCGTGCGTCCGCCCAAAAACCTCTCTTGGGGGCTGTTGGCGGGCTATGGGCTGGTGCAGGGCGTGGGCCAGTTCGGTCTGCTGTTTACCGGCATGAAGATGGGCATGCCTGCGGGCATGGCCTCGGTGGTGTTGCAGACCCAGGCCTTCATCACCATGCTGCTGGCGGCCGTCATGCTGGGCGAGAAGCCCCAGCGCTGGCAATGGCTGGGCCTGACGATTGCCATCGGCGGCCTGATTCTGATTGGTGTCGCGCACGGCAACGGTGCGGCGGATATGACGCTGCTGGGCTTTGTGCTCACCGTGGGGGCTGCGGCCATGTGGGCGGGCTCCAATCTGCTCACGCGCGTGGCGGCCAAGCAGGGCTCGTATGAGCCCGTGTCGTTCATCGTCTGGACCAGCGTGTTCCCCATTGCCCCGCTGCTAGGGCTTTCCGTGTGGCTGGAGGGCGGCGATGCCGTGCTGGCCCAGCTGCAGCAGGTGGGCCTGCGCGAGCTGGGCGTGATTGCCTATCTGGCCCTGCTCTCGACTTTGCTGGGCTATGGCTTGTGGACGCGGCTGCTGCAGCGCTACGCTGCCAGCACCGTGGCACCGCTATCGCTGCTGGTGCCGGTGATAGGTCTGTTGTCGGCCATGGTGCTGCTGGGTGAATTTCCCAGCGGCGTGCAATGGCTGGGCACGGCAGGCGTGCTGCTGGGCATGATGGTTAATCAGTTTGGCGGACGCTGGATGCGGCGCTGA
- the mog gene encoding molybdopterin adenylyltransferase codes for MSNLPDAALNPHDAVKIGIVSISDRASSGVYEDKGLPALQAWLSQALHNPITFEARLIPDEQDGISTALIELVNAGCSLVLTTGGTGPALRDVTPEATLAVADKEMPGFGEQMRQISLAFVPTAILSRQVAVIRGNSLIINLPGQPKAIAETLEGLKDADGKQKVNGIFAAVPYCIDLIGGPYLETRDEVCKAFRPKNAIRAPRTA; via the coding sequence ATGAGTAACTTGCCCGATGCCGCGCTGAACCCGCACGATGCCGTGAAGATCGGCATCGTCTCCATCAGCGACCGCGCCAGCAGCGGTGTGTATGAAGACAAGGGCTTGCCCGCGCTTCAGGCCTGGCTGAGCCAGGCCCTGCACAACCCCATCACCTTTGAAGCACGGCTGATTCCCGATGAACAAGACGGCATCAGCACCGCGCTGATCGAGCTGGTGAACGCCGGCTGCTCCCTGGTGCTGACCACCGGCGGCACCGGCCCGGCCCTGCGCGACGTGACGCCCGAGGCCACGCTGGCCGTGGCCGACAAGGAAATGCCCGGCTTTGGCGAGCAGATGCGCCAGATCAGCCTGGCCTTTGTGCCCACGGCCATTCTTTCGCGCCAGGTGGCGGTGATTCGCGGCAACAGCCTCATCATCAACCTGCCCGGCCAGCCCAAGGCGATTGCCGAAACGCTGGAAGGCCTGAAAGACGCCGATGGCAAGCAAAAGGTCAACGGCATCTTTGCTGCCGTGCCCTATTGCATCGATCTGATCGGCGGACCTTACCTGGAAACCCGCGACGAGGTGTGCAAGGCCTTTCGTCCCAAGAATGCGATTCGCGCGCCACGCACGGCCTGA
- a CDS encoding FAD-dependent oxidoreductase encodes MHRIAVIGSGIAGLAAARRLAGAPGGHGVTLLEAGSHFGGHANTVDMTLDGVSQGVDTGFLVFNHRTYPLLTRLFEELQVPTAAAEMSFSVQVPQLNGRAGLEWSGSSLGGVFAQRGNLLRPRFLKMLAEILRFNRLATRIAQEGDEARLHSSIEVFLDEHDFGSAFRQDYLLPMMGCIWSCPTDQMLRFPVATLIRFCHNHGLIQVTDRPQWHTVQGGSRQYVRRMVAALQQDGRHEARLNAPVLGLRRVAHGVLLQTAHGTEQFDAVVLACHSDQALRLLGTDATSQERSVLGAIRYQPNQAVLHTDASVLPHHEAAWAAWNYERAADAGRDQAGVCLHYLLNRLQPLPWQQPVMVSLNPVHPIDDSQVHARIAYSHPVFDLAAIEAQGQVADLQGQRRTWFCGAWCGYGFHEDGLRSGLDAADSLLHALQALPANPAIEGVA; translated from the coding sequence ATGCATCGCATTGCAGTCATTGGGTCGGGAATTGCGGGTCTGGCCGCAGCGCGGCGGCTGGCCGGCGCGCCGGGCGGGCATGGCGTGACCCTGCTGGAAGCAGGCAGCCATTTCGGCGGTCACGCCAACACGGTCGACATGACGCTGGACGGCGTGAGCCAGGGCGTGGACACGGGCTTTCTGGTGTTCAACCACCGCACCTATCCGCTGCTGACCCGTTTGTTTGAAGAGCTGCAAGTGCCCACGGCTGCGGCCGAGATGTCGTTTTCCGTGCAAGTGCCGCAGCTCAATGGCCGGGCCGGTCTGGAATGGAGCGGCAGTTCGCTGGGCGGCGTGTTCGCCCAGCGCGGCAATCTGCTGCGGCCCCGCTTTCTGAAGATGCTGGCCGAGATCCTGCGCTTCAACCGCCTGGCCACGCGCATCGCCCAGGAAGGCGATGAAGCGCGGCTGCACAGCTCCATTGAGGTGTTTCTGGACGAGCACGACTTTGGATCGGCCTTTCGCCAAGACTATCTGCTACCCATGATGGGCTGTATCTGGTCTTGCCCCACCGACCAGATGCTGCGTTTTCCCGTGGCCACGCTGATCCGCTTTTGCCACAACCACGGCCTGATCCAGGTCACGGACCGGCCGCAGTGGCACACGGTGCAAGGCGGCTCGCGCCAGTATGTGCGGCGCATGGTGGCCGCGCTGCAGCAGGATGGACGTCACGAAGCCCGTCTGAACGCACCCGTGCTGGGCCTGCGCCGCGTGGCGCATGGCGTGCTGCTGCAGACGGCGCACGGCACGGAGCAGTTCGACGCCGTGGTGCTGGCCTGCCACAGCGACCAGGCCCTGCGCCTGCTGGGCACCGATGCCACGTCTCAGGAGCGCAGCGTGCTGGGCGCCATCCGCTACCAGCCCAACCAGGCCGTGCTGCACACCGATGCCAGCGTGCTGCCGCACCACGAAGCGGCATGGGCCGCCTGGAACTACGAACGCGCAGCCGATGCGGGGCGCGACCAGGCCGGCGTCTGCCTGCACTACCTGCTCAATCGCCTGCAGCCCCTGCCGTGGCAGCAGCCCGTGATGGTCTCGCTGAACCCGGTGCACCCGATTGACGACAGCCAGGTCCACGCGCGCATAGCGTACAGCCATCCGGTGTTCGACCTGGCCGCCATCGAGGCCCAGGGCCAGGTGGCCGATCTGCAAGGCCAGCGCCGGACCTGGTTCTGCGGTGCATGGTGCGGCTACGGATTCCATGAAGACGGCCTGCGCTCTGGCCTGGACGCGGCCGACAGCCTGTTGCACGCCTTGCAGGCATTACCGGCCAACCCCGCCATCGAGGGGGTCGCATGA
- a CDS encoding helix-turn-helix domain-containing protein, which yields MTSRTSIKEQIQRVREQAIVAAVNRLLATKGYDAMTVDEVAAEAGMAKASLYKLFTSKEELAGAAMVGVLDRALAFVDGLRDEANQAAEAGTPMRPLDQLKAVTRWAMQTQLEGEMPSLPAQNSNLSASLQSNDAYMDRLISLSNRLSIWITEAQTSGQLQATLPAELVLYTLFARACDPVVALLKESGQYTHAQIIDWVSSTTFDGLAGAR from the coding sequence ATGACAAGCCGCACCTCCATCAAAGAACAGATACAGCGCGTGCGCGAGCAGGCCATCGTGGCGGCCGTCAATCGGTTGCTGGCCACCAAGGGCTATGACGCAATGACGGTGGACGAGGTCGCAGCCGAGGCCGGCATGGCCAAGGCCAGCCTGTACAAGCTGTTCACCTCCAAGGAAGAGTTGGCAGGGGCCGCCATGGTCGGCGTGCTGGACCGTGCCCTGGCCTTTGTGGACGGCCTGCGTGACGAGGCCAACCAGGCGGCTGAGGCCGGCACGCCGATGCGCCCGCTGGACCAGCTCAAGGCCGTGACGCGCTGGGCCATGCAGACCCAGCTGGAGGGTGAAATGCCTTCTCTGCCGGCGCAGAACTCCAATCTCAGCGCCTCCCTGCAATCCAACGATGCCTATATGGATAGGTTGATCTCGCTGAGCAACCGGCTCAGCATCTGGATCACGGAGGCACAGACCAGCGGCCAGCTGCAGGCCACGCTACCGGCCGAGCTGGTGCTCTACACGCTGTTTGCGCGCGCCTGCGATCCCGTGGTGGCCCTGCTCAAGGAATCGGGGCAGTACACGCATGCGCAAATCATCGACTGGGTGTCGAGCACCACGTTTGACGGGCTGGCTGGCGCAAGATGA